One segment of Thermosynechococcus sp. HN-54 DNA contains the following:
- a CDS encoding sirohydrochlorin chelatase, which produces MVVALNDSLLNPLGFSLDLPPLPQPRPLLLVGHGTRDPEGRQTFLDFAQAYYQLDPCRPVFPCFLELTEPSIFEVLSQCAAAGPTELSVLPVLLFAARHNKFDVTNELDRARRAFPQLRYHYGRHYGIAPEILTLWRSRLELLDSPEFNPQGIGREETVLLVVGRGSSDPDANGDVFKLARMLWEGSGYKTVEVCFIGITHPRLPEGFVRANLHQPRRVIVLPHFMFTGALVKKIYTLTAEAQAAYPSVEYVNLPEIGLHPQLFYLTRQREIETHTGQVAMNCEACKFRLVAGHSHHHPHHHDHEHHSHSYDHRGHHHHHGSSADLDHLPSYHQRIWQVP; this is translated from the coding sequence GTGGTTGTTGCACTCAACGATTCCCTTCTCAATCCCCTCGGGTTTAGTCTCGATTTACCCCCCCTGCCGCAACCGCGGCCGCTTTTACTCGTGGGTCATGGTACGCGCGATCCTGAAGGTCGTCAAACATTTCTTGACTTTGCCCAAGCCTATTATCAACTGGATCCCTGTCGGCCTGTTTTTCCCTGTTTTCTGGAGTTAACGGAACCCTCGATTTTTGAGGTTCTCAGCCAGTGTGCTGCCGCAGGCCCTACAGAGTTGTCGGTGCTGCCAGTGTTACTTTTTGCTGCTCGCCACAATAAGTTTGACGTGACGAATGAGTTGGATCGGGCGCGGCGTGCTTTTCCACAATTGCGCTATCACTATGGCCGCCACTATGGTATTGCCCCCGAAATTTTAACCCTCTGGCGATCGCGCCTCGAACTCTTGGACTCACCGGAATTTAACCCCCAAGGCATTGGTCGCGAGGAAACGGTGCTCTTGGTCGTCGGACGCGGGTCTAGTGATCCTGACGCCAATGGCGATGTCTTTAAGCTAGCCCGCATGCTCTGGGAGGGCAGTGGCTATAAGACCGTTGAGGTGTGCTTCATTGGTATTACCCATCCCCGCTTACCCGAAGGATTTGTGCGGGCAAATCTTCACCAGCCCCGCCGTGTCATTGTCCTGCCCCACTTTATGTTTACAGGGGCATTGGTCAAGAAAATTTATACCCTCACTGCGGAAGCTCAAGCGGCGTATCCCAGTGTTGAATACGTGAACTTGCCGGAAATTGGCTTGCATCCGCAACTGTTTTATCTGACGCGGCAACGGGAAATTGAAACCCATACAGGGCAGGTGGCCATGAACTGTGAAGCCTGCAAATTCCGTTTGGTGGCAGGCCATAGCCATCATCACCCCCATCATCATGATCATGAGCACCACTCCCACAGCTATGATCACAGGGGGCATCACCACCACCATGGATCAAGTGCTGATTTAGACCATCTGCCGAGTTATCACCAACGCATTTGGCAAGTTCCCTGA